The sequence ATTAACCAAATATTCAGGTAGTGGTGGTGGCTTGACCATTAACTTTGATGCTTTGTTGTTGGATGAGCGTGTTTTTTGGGATCCGGCAACGGATACTTTAACAATTAAAGGCACACCACCAAACTTACGTGAACAATTAGAGCGTAGTAAAAAAAGCCGTTGATGATGTTGAAAAACAAATAACGCCGCAAAGGCGGCGTCTCAATTATGAATTATGCGTCTGAAATAAAAGGATTTATTTCTATCGATGTCCACATATCGACCACATCTAAAAATACCGCTTTAATTAAAGCGGTATTTTATATCAATAATCTGTTCAGCTACTTGATGACACATACTGCACATTGTTGTGATGTTTTTATGATGAAAAAAGGCGTTAAAATCATCCACTGTGATCGTTTTTAATTTCTCGATTAAAATATGCTTTTTTTTATCCTCATTTGAAAAAATCATCATAATTCACCGATAAAAATAAATATCCAAGTCCACCACCACAAACTCAACAATGGCCAAATCAAAAATTCCCAATTCCATTTTGTGCTTTCTTTTTGTTTATCTAATTTCTGTGACGAAAGGGCTAATTTTTTATTTTTTCTTTGGCTATCTTCTAACAACAAGATAAAACCAAGACCTTTTTTCATGTCTTCCTTTGTAGAAAAATCATCAAACCGAAGGGTTGCATATCGTCCTCTCAGCACCCTTAGAGCAATAAAAAAGTAAGTAAAAGCGAGTTTAGCGCGTTTTTTAAATGAAGCATGACTACAGAAGACTATTTGCATGGGAATAACCTTCTAAACGGCGAGTGACATTTGTTGCTCGGTGCAATGTGGGGTAACGGGGTCAATCTTACCCGGTGTTGAAATAAAGCGGGTTAAGCTCTCGTGGCTGACAAAGGTGGCGCCACAATTAATGTTGTGACATTGGTTATAACGTTCACGGGTGTTTTCTGAAATCTGGTGGGAACTTCGCGTATGGGCCGCATGACCACAAAGGGGGCAATTCATCATAATGACATTCTCCTTTTTTCAGCTATTTTACCAGCAAGTTAGTGACTTTTCATCTCTAAATCGGTGATTTTTACTTCCATTTCAATCGAGGTAGTAAAGCCTTTGTCATTGAGATTATGGGTCACTTTCACCACAATCCAGTCGGCGTTATCGATTTGGGGTTTAAAGCCCCGGACGTTAATCGGGGTTTCCGGGTAAATATCGGCCCGTCCTTTGGCTAACTGAATCGAAAAACTGGCGATACCGCGTTGAATTTTTGCCCAGGTGGCTTTTGCCGCCCGTGCCGCATTGGCACGATTGGCGTAGGTGTGTGAAAGCACCAGTACATTGCCGTCCTCACCGATAAAATAATCGCCCTGTTTGTTTTTTGTTGACGCAGAAGGCTTTTTGCGCGCGATTTTAACGGTGTGGGTTTTTTCAGGCTGCTGGGTGTTCAGCCAACTGGCAATCACCCCCGTATAGGCGCTGCGGTCTGCCAGTGAAAACGAATAATTATCCCCGTCTTTTCGACTCAAGGTCAGGGGCGGTATCCCTTTACCCGAGGCGGTTTGACTTTTCCCCTGTTGCAAAAATAACAGCTGGTCATTTTTCACCGTCGCCAGTGCGCCTTCCTGCTGACCTAGTCGGGTTAAAAACGCGCCGTCCGATTCGTTTGTCTGGTCGATATGAGCAATTCGGATAGGTTTAAGCGCCGCATCAATACAGGGGGTTAACTGATTGCGACCAGCAAGGGTGGTCACAATTTCTTCCAGCGTTTTATTGTGATATGAGGCTTCACGTCGCGTGTTGAGGGTCGCGCGAAAATCAGCGCTTCGCGCACGTAATGTCAGACGGTCAGGCGCGCCACTGTATTCGATTTCATCAACAATGAATTTCCCCTTCGGGATGAGACTTTCGTTTTTCCAGCCCAGTGCCAGGGTCAGCGTTTCCCCGCGTCGCGGTAAGGCCAGTTTGCCGTCACTATCATCCAGCTCAATGTCTAGCTGGTCGGCTTCAAATCCCCGATTATCGGTCAGCGTCAGTGACATCAATCGGCCTTCAATCAGCGGATTAATATTTTTACTGCCGGCTGTTAGCGCAAACGCCGGGATATTTTCCGTGTTGAAAAAGGGCATTAGAAAAGCCCCTTAATTTGGTCATTTAAATCACCAAACTTCGCCGAGAGCGAATCATCGACCCGTTTTAATTTAAGGGTAAATTCAATCTTACGGGGTGCGCCATCGGCAAAAAAAAGACTTTTGCTTTGGCTGATTTCTTCTATCACGAACATCCCGTAAATATTGCCTTCACCATCTAGAAACGGCCAGGCTTTACCGCTTTCCGCCATCGCTTCGAGCGCAATCATGGATAATCTGCCACCTGTCAATTCCGGATAAAGTGCCCCTGATAGGGTGATATCGTCATTATCCAGCCCAATAAACTGAAAGGCAGGTCGGATACCTAATCGGCTGTTAAACCCATAGCGCCAGCGCCGATTGATTTGCAGTGTCTGATAGGGCGCAGTTTTAAGCTGAAACACAAACAGTCCCAATGTGGCCATCGGCATATTAATATTCCTCAGGGTTGTCGCTAAACCGTCCCCGTTGTTGCGCCTGTTGCTGGCGTTGAAGCTTAAGAAGTTGTCGGCTCACTTCCTGTGCGATATCGTGCGCAGAATGGTTGGGGGCGGCATTAATGGTAATGTGAATTGTTGACTGGGCGCTCGTGTGCGGTGTCCGGATAACCGCCGCGTCGGTTTTATCAGCCACAAAAGGGTGGATGGGCTGGTTGGCGTAAGCATTACTCAATGTCAGCGCGGCAGCGGCAAAGGCCGCCGTATGGCGACGACTTAGTACATGCGCAGGGCCGGTAACAATTTCAGGGCCGTTCTCGCCAACAATCCCCGCCGTTCCGCGACGGATAACACCACCCTTATCAAACAGTCCTGCGCCTTTGATACCGGCATTTAACACCGTCAAGGATTGGTTCGCGCGTAAGGTTTTGGTTTCGTCAGAGACCATCCAATCGGGTAACAAATCGGTGACGGTGTTTTTAATCTCGGTAAACAGCGATTTTAACTGTTGCCATTTTTCCATCACGCCAGTTTTCAGGTTATCAATCAGTTCACTGCCAAAGTTTTTAATACTGTTCTTGATTTTTTGACAGCCGTCGGCAAAAAAACGATACGTTTTTCCCCATAAATTTTTGAAAAAGGGGGCGATATTATCCCAATAGCGATAAATCAGTAGCGCGGCGACCGCAATCGCCGTGATAGCTAACACAATCGGGTTGGTGAGTAGCACGGCTGTTAAGCGGATCAAGCCGGCACTTAACAGGCTTAACCCCAGTCTAACCGCCGCCAATGGCCCAGTCAGTGCCGCCATGGCTAATGTCATGACGCCCCCAATGGTGATCAGTGCCGCAAACCCCGCGATGGCCACGCCAAAATAGCGGGTCATTGTGGGGTGAGATTTGAAAAAATCCGCTAATTTACTCAATTGCTGGTTAAGCATTTCCAACCCCTGGGTATAAAGCGGTAACAGATTATTTCCCATCTCACGGTATAAGTCCGCTTTTTTGGCTTCCAGTTCAATTTGTTGCCCCTGGGCGGTTTTTTTTCCTTCGGCAATCAGCTGCTCAAGGCCATAAGCGGCATTGCCGGCCTTGATTTGTTTCTCAATGTTGGCATGTTCGCGATACATCGTCACAAATAAATCCGAGCCGGTACGGCTGGAAAACAGTTGCGCGATTTGGGTTTCCATTTGCGATTCGGTTAATTGCGGGTATTTCTTCCGAATACGCGGCACAATTTCGTCCATCAGATAGCGAAAAGGGTCGCGTTTGTAGAGTTCTACATTCACCAGCGCATCGTTATTCATTTTGGTGACGTGACCGGTTTTGCCGTATTTGACTGATCCTTTTTTCAAGAGACCGAGTCCCATCAGGTTTTCCATCGCACCTTGGGTCGTTTTGCCTTTTACCAGATTCTGATAAGCACTGTTTAATGAGGTGCCGGTTCGGTCACCGCCTAACTGCTGGATAAGATGTGACATACCAAAATAGAACGCATCGGTGTTCATCTGTTTGACAGCGGTGCCACCCGTTTTCATCATCGCCAGATAATCTTCCGGCAAGACCATCCCCCCACTGGCGGTCATCGATTTTGCCGTCATATCAACCGAGCGTTTAAATTGCGCAGGGGTGTTAATTTCATTACGTAACTCGGCAATTTTGAGCACAGCAGGTGACTGGTCACGTAACGCCTCGGCAGCGGATCCACTGACGCCATGTGACGACATAAATTTAGTGGCGAATTGAAGCTTAAGCAACGTCGGCGAGACCAGTTCAGTTTCATGATAATTGCGTAAAACGGAGTAAGCCTCTTTAATCACTTTCAGGTTTTCGGTCGTGCTGTTACCAAAAATATGCATGCTTCTGGCAAACTTTTCAGCATCCGCCAGCATCTCCTCTCCACCCCCGAGCGCTTTAAAGGAAATCGCTTCTTTTTGATAAATCGCCGCTTCATTGAGGGTCGGTTTGACCGCCATGGCGGTGGCGGCACCGGTGGCGACCATGCCCGCCCCATGAGACAGTAGATTGCTTCGGCGGTTCATACTCTGTTGATAACGGTTTCGGGCGGTGGTGAGGTGTTTTTCGCGGGCTGATATTTTGGCAAGCTGGCCTTCCTGGCTTTTTAACGCCTGCGTATATTTCTGCGTTTCTTGCCGGATATGGGCGGTGGCCTGGTCCGCGTGATTGACGGATAACCCCATTTTATCAAACGACGACCGGATTTTTTGATTTTGGGTGAGAAAGCCCTGATACTGACGCTCAAGTTTCGCCACGCTGGCCCACTGTTTTTCTAGTGTGGCGGTTTGTTTTTGGGTGGGATTTTGGAGACCCGCCATCTCAAGGCCCATCATTTTGCCTTTCAGGCGCGCTTTTTCCAGTGCCTGACCGAGAGTATTGATTTTGCCACTGAGCGTCTGTAACTGGGTCAGTTTTTGGCTCGCCTGATTGAGTTGCGTCAAGCGCTCGCGCGTGCTTTTAAGCTGTTTCGCCAGTCGGGTATTGGCGGTTTTGGCTTTCTCAAAGGGGCCACTGAGCCTGTCGATAGCACTTAAAATGACCTGTAGACGTAAATCTTTACTCATGCGTTTGACTTCGTAGGTAAGCCTGATGCCGCCACATCAGCAAATCTGACAATGACAGTTGGCCGGTTTCAGACGGGGGCCAGTGGAAAATGACCGCAATATCGGCTTCCAGGGCTTCGACGGTTAACGCGTCGGGAAGTCGGCCGTCACCGATTTCGGCAACAAAAAAAGCCCAAGCTCATTGGCTAGATTGACAAAATCGCCCGGGCTCAT is a genomic window of Arsenophonus apicola containing:
- a CDS encoding GpE family phage tail protein, with protein sequence MGDGRLPDALTVEALEADIAVIFHWPPSETGQLSLSDLLMWRHQAYLRSQTHE
- a CDS encoding phage tail protein codes for the protein MPMATLGLFVFQLKTAPYQTLQINRRWRYGFNSRLGIRPAFQFIGLDNDDITLSGALYPELTGGRLSMIALEAMAESGKAWPFLDGEGNIYGMFVIEEISQSKSLFFADGAPRKIEFTLKLKRVDDSLSAKFGDLNDQIKGLF
- a CDS encoding phage late control D family protein, whose product is MPFFNTENIPAFALTAGSKNINPLIEGRLMSLTLTDNRGFEADQLDIELDDSDGKLALPRRGETLTLALGWKNESLIPKGKFIVDEIEYSGAPDRLTLRARSADFRATLNTRREASYHNKTLEEIVTTLAGRNQLTPCIDAALKPIRIAHIDQTNESDGAFLTRLGQQEGALATVKNDQLLFLQQGKSQTASGKGIPPLTLSRKDGDNYSFSLADRSAYTGVIASWLNTQQPEKTHTVKIARKKPSASTKNKQGDYFIGEDGNVLVLSHTYANRANAARAAKATWAKIQRGIASFSIQLAKGRADIYPETPINVRGFKPQIDNADWIVVKVTHNLNDKGFTTSIEMEVKITDLEMKSH
- a CDS encoding ogr/Delta-like zinc finger family protein, whose amino-acid sequence is MMNCPLCGHAAHTRSSHQISENTRERYNQCHNINCGATFVSHESLTRFISTPGKIDPVTPHCTEQQMSLAV
- a CDS encoding phage tail tape measure protein, with product MSKDLRLQVILSAIDRLSGPFEKAKTANTRLAKQLKSTRERLTQLNQASQKLTQLQTLSGKINTLGQALEKARLKGKMMGLEMAGLQNPTQKQTATLEKQWASVAKLERQYQGFLTQNQKIRSSFDKMGLSVNHADQATAHIRQETQKYTQALKSQEGQLAKISAREKHLTTARNRYQQSMNRRSNLLSHGAGMVATGAATAMAVKPTLNEAAIYQKEAISFKALGGGEEMLADAEKFARSMHIFGNSTTENLKVIKEAYSVLRNYHETELVSPTLLKLQFATKFMSSHGVSGSAAEALRDQSPAVLKIAELRNEINTPAQFKRSVDMTAKSMTASGGMVLPEDYLAMMKTGGTAVKQMNTDAFYFGMSHLIQQLGGDRTGTSLNSAYQNLVKGKTTQGAMENLMGLGLLKKGSVKYGKTGHVTKMNNDALVNVELYKRDPFRYLMDEIVPRIRKKYPQLTESQMETQIAQLFSSRTGSDLFVTMYREHANIEKQIKAGNAAYGLEQLIAEGKKTAQGQQIELEAKKADLYREMGNNLLPLYTQGLEMLNQQLSKLADFFKSHPTMTRYFGVAIAGFAALITIGGVMTLAMAALTGPLAAVRLGLSLLSAGLIRLTAVLLTNPIVLAITAIAVAALLIYRYWDNIAPFFKNLWGKTYRFFADGCQKIKNSIKNFGSELIDNLKTGVMEKWQQLKSLFTEIKNTVTDLLPDWMVSDETKTLRANQSLTVLNAGIKGAGLFDKGGVIRRGTAGIVGENGPEIVTGPAHVLSRRHTAAFAAAALTLSNAYANQPIHPFVADKTDAAVIRTPHTSAQSTIHITINAAPNHSAHDIAQEVSRQLLKLQRQQQAQQRGRFSDNPEEY